One window from the genome of Pirellulales bacterium encodes:
- a CDS encoding S8 family serine peptidase, with product MPTLVEPILEQAHLTAAEAADLQRDPEVVVVADPMPLKLIEPVGTPEPTPTAVGNTWGVEAVKAHTSPFTGAGVVVAVLDTGINSSHVAFQGVQLVRRNFTQGSNDDEVGHGTHCAGTIFGRDVNGLRIGVARGVTKALIGKVLGPGGGSSATLATAINWAYENGANVISMSLGIDFPGFVAELIDQGLPVEAVTSIALEQYRANVNLFSSLTQLLAQSNAFSQAAIIIAASGNESNRPTYEVAVAPPAAGDGMISVGALQRSAAGNLSIAAFSNTQCNLCGPGVSVTSAWIGSNSILQTLQGTSMATPHVAGCAALWAQQQLQLTGVLTNKNLAAKTLASAVFVPGASFDNIGNGMVQAPQN from the coding sequence TTGCCCACATTGGTTGAGCCTATTCTCGAACAAGCTCATTTAACGGCTGCAGAGGCAGCCGATTTGCAGCGCGATCCAGAAGTCGTGGTGGTGGCCGATCCCATGCCTCTAAAATTGATCGAGCCTGTAGGAACTCCCGAACCAACTCCTACGGCAGTCGGCAATACATGGGGAGTTGAAGCGGTTAAAGCTCACACCAGCCCATTTACTGGAGCAGGAGTTGTCGTTGCCGTTTTGGATACGGGGATTAACTCTAGCCATGTCGCCTTTCAAGGGGTTCAATTAGTCCGTCGCAATTTTACTCAAGGAAGTAATGACGATGAAGTAGGTCACGGTACGCATTGTGCCGGAACAATCTTTGGCAGGGATGTTAACGGACTACGCATTGGTGTGGCGCGGGGTGTCACCAAGGCATTAATCGGAAAAGTCCTGGGGCCTGGTGGTGGTTCATCTGCCACTTTGGCAACTGCGATCAATTGGGCTTATGAAAATGGCGCCAATGTCATTTCTATGTCGCTGGGCATCGACTTTCCTGGCTTCGTTGCTGAATTGATTGACCAAGGCTTACCAGTTGAAGCAGTGACGTCAATCGCACTTGAACAATATCGGGCCAATGTGAATTTATTCTCAAGCTTAACCCAGTTGTTGGCACAATCCAATGCCTTCTCACAAGCAGCAATTATCATTGCAGCCTCAGGTAATGAAAGCAATCGACCTACGTACGAAGTCGCTGTAGCACCGCCAGCAGCGGGTGATGGTATGATCTCCGTCGGAGCATTACAGCGTTCTGCTGCCGGTAACCTAAGCATTGCCGCTTTTTCAAACACACAATGCAATTTATGTGGACCGGGCGTAAGTGTGACGTCTGCTTGGATCGGCAGCAATAGCATATTGCAGACACTCCAAGGCACGAGTATGGCCACTCCACACGTAGCTGGATGTGCAGCTTTGTGGGCCCAACAACAGTTGCAACTTACGGGTGTTTTAACCAACAAAAACCTTGCAGCCAAAACTCTCGCATCAGCCGTTTTTGTTCCCGGCGCGTCATTTGATAACATCGGCAACGGCATGGTGCAAGCACCGCAAAATTAA
- a CDS encoding 3'-5' exonuclease, giving the protein MNQTLVFFDLETGGIDPKRHPIIQIAAIAVGEDLEPIEAFEAKIRFSSKTATASSLRKSSYHPGVWAKEGREPAEVAKELAGFLRRHATRPALTADGKKYQVAQLVAHNAAFDGPFISEWFDRLRVYLPARKLVLCTLQLALWNAQSQGGTEPANFQLATLCRHYGVPFHAASAHDALGDVSATVGLFQAIARSMQTSSRAAA; this is encoded by the coding sequence ATGAACCAGACATTAGTTTTCTTCGATCTTGAAACGGGCGGAATCGACCCGAAACGTCATCCGATCATCCAAATAGCGGCCATCGCCGTCGGAGAGGATCTAGAACCGATCGAGGCGTTTGAGGCCAAAATCAGATTTTCTTCCAAAACTGCAACAGCCAGTAGCTTGCGCAAGAGCAGCTATCATCCGGGTGTCTGGGCCAAAGAAGGCCGCGAACCCGCAGAGGTCGCCAAGGAATTGGCCGGGTTTCTGCGTCGCCATGCAACGCGGCCAGCACTCACCGCTGACGGCAAGAAATATCAGGTCGCGCAGCTCGTCGCCCATAACGCCGCCTTCGACGGTCCGTTTATATCGGAGTGGTTCGACCGTTTGCGGGTATATCTTCCTGCGCGAAAACTCGTCCTTTGCACGCTGCAACTTGCCCTGTGGAATGCCCAATCGCAAGGTGGAACAGAACCTGCCAACTTCCAGCTTGCTACCCTTTGCCGGCACTACGGCGTCCCATTTCACGCCGCCTCCGCCCACGACGCCCTCGGGGATGTTTCCGCCACGGTGGGTTTGTTCCAAGCCATTGCACGGTCGATGCAGACTTCCTCAAGAGCAGCGGCGTAG
- a CDS encoding AAA family ATPase, whose amino-acid sequence MFITFTNTKGGVGKSTLASHLAIWLFDRGFKVALLDTDSQGTSSEWLRRAEPQITIRATSDSDGIQKSRDELLKSHDFVIADAPGEEGEAANAVTLLADMAILPLQPTKPDVRALKDALKTIRLAHAVTKGNRPETILVFNCVRKKSLRTSVLRKQLDPLGLRVAKSEIRRLDALADSCDSAVTRENTPKSKEAAADIDALFTELLGDHLISRRTANE is encoded by the coding sequence ATGTTCATTACCTTCACAAACACCAAAGGAGGCGTCGGCAAGAGCACACTCGCCTCGCATCTTGCTATTTGGCTCTTTGACCGCGGTTTCAAAGTCGCGCTCCTCGACACCGATTCCCAAGGTACGTCGTCCGAGTGGCTGCGGCGGGCTGAACCCCAGATCACCATTCGAGCCACGAGCGACAGCGACGGCATCCAAAAATCTCGGGACGAGCTTTTAAAAAGCCACGATTTTGTGATCGCCGACGCGCCGGGCGAAGAAGGGGAGGCGGCCAATGCCGTGACGCTCCTGGCAGATATGGCCATCCTGCCCCTCCAGCCGACCAAGCCGGATGTGCGGGCTTTGAAAGACGCCCTGAAAACAATCCGCCTCGCCCACGCCGTGACAAAAGGCAACCGCCCGGAGACGATCCTGGTCTTCAACTGCGTTCGCAAGAAAAGCCTGCGCACGTCGGTGCTGCGCAAACAACTTGACCCGCTGGGACTGCGGGTCGCGAAAAGCGAAATCCGTCGGCTGGATGCGTTGGCCGATTCTTGTGATTCGGCGGTGACGCGCGAGAACACGCCTAAAAGTAAAGAAGCGGCCGCCGACATCGACGCCTTGTTCACGGAACTTTTGGGAGATCATTTAATTTCAAGGAGAACAGCCAATGAATAA
- the trfA gene encoding plasmid replication initiator TrfA, protein MNLIEFPFGPISTTTGKTLEVEHATFDRRLKREVTRTLIITGSDKWGLPRPIDDQVLLGMKALTYEAGCVSPKIAFSRYRLCQVIGWPPDGRAYRRLEESLDRIAATTLKFKNAWWDKGEKQYKSKTFHLITEVEICNRDQLDLSRVATGRSEQQLCTFTWTEVIWKSFQDGFIRTLDMQLFRRIAQGRRREVPLRLFRVLDKRFYHAPVAKFDLRRLCIGTLGLCPNYSPSQMIRVLDRAGKWLTECGYLQEVWYTGQGKNIDACFRKRITALQRPPRNLGQETIGSMHMLPHGVDRLKTWIKEQCEADLWRYETDALASAFGSELERSIVTKEREQGLPVLSGGRTRLEYVRRYYERQVETLPSAAVAS, encoded by the coding sequence ATGAACCTGATCGAGTTTCCCTTCGGGCCAATCAGTACCACTACGGGCAAAACGCTGGAGGTTGAACATGCGACGTTCGACCGGAGGCTTAAACGCGAGGTCACCCGCACGCTCATCATCACCGGCTCAGACAAATGGGGGCTGCCGCGACCGATAGACGACCAAGTGCTCTTGGGAATGAAAGCTTTAACCTATGAAGCAGGGTGCGTGTCACCAAAGATCGCTTTCAGCCGTTACCGGCTCTGTCAGGTCATCGGCTGGCCCCCGGATGGACGGGCTTACCGGCGTTTGGAGGAATCGCTCGACCGCATCGCCGCCACAACCCTCAAGTTCAAGAACGCGTGGTGGGACAAGGGGGAGAAACAGTATAAGTCCAAGACCTTCCATCTGATCACGGAGGTAGAGATTTGCAATCGAGACCAACTTGATCTGAGTCGCGTCGCGACTGGCCGCTCCGAGCAGCAGCTTTGCACGTTTACCTGGACCGAAGTGATCTGGAAAAGTTTTCAGGATGGGTTTATCCGCACACTCGACATGCAGCTTTTCAGGCGTATCGCTCAAGGGCGTCGCCGCGAAGTGCCACTCCGGCTGTTTCGAGTCCTTGATAAACGGTTCTATCACGCGCCGGTTGCCAAGTTCGACCTCCGCCGACTTTGCATCGGCACGCTGGGACTTTGTCCGAACTACAGCCCCAGCCAGATGATCCGTGTTCTCGACCGCGCGGGCAAATGGCTGACCGAGTGTGGCTATCTGCAAGAGGTTTGGTACACAGGGCAGGGCAAAAACATCGACGCCTGTTTTCGTAAACGAATCACGGCGCTCCAGCGCCCCCCACGCAACCTTGGTCAGGAAACTATTGGCTCCATGCACATGCTACCTCACGGCGTTGATCGTCTGAAAACTTGGATCAAGGAGCAGTGCGAAGCCGATTTGTGGCGGTACGAAACCGACGCGCTCGCCAGCGCCTTCGGGTCTGAACTGGAACGGTCCATCGTCACCAAGGAGCGCGAGCAGGGGTTGCCTGTGCTGAGCGGCGGACGGACCCGCCTAGAGTATGTTCGCCGCTACTACGAACGTCAGGTAGAAACCTTGCCCAGCGCTGCTGTGGCGAGTTGA
- a CDS encoding tubulin-like doman-containing protein, giving the protein MAYNNNKWRPHQTVLVLIGGHAQRLIRYIKAIYPHITYVLVIDAPKEIDALSGLPHKPAIKLFHLGHGHTALTLSKMLPKRMLEKMRSLGGMAASEGMGQSILVGRLAAQELVKSRDFVEFIKQQLLPAIRKTAGGAIEEVLFLFLGSAAGGTYSGAELPVAHALATLITQFTSAIAHVSFLVTGPLTYEGLGDRILKNGAAALAELTAYVTATDRNARHIRTLRLLELSLCGIDESLRDGYLAQIEQAAQSSWLKYNLQRTAPNRAQNGRYGNIHIWEAAFGSPLNDHQHIAPVIADSYLPALRLVRDRVPSDSIFQRLEIDHDRTTTVGRTVEQILDDADKLPADSLLQELESCPFLDAAEVFVRRSASERLKIQELQDSWAAPAATLEVLDQRMQAQRRLLDLLRIELELLTQRELSLQSVIVESRLDFHRQHALLVPGNLWSHLRGVWSSTAQKLARLGRAAFAVHNSSVEMTEIKTELAALERLQATIEADFDYCHGKLVRLIKRIEDSCHALGKQLPSVIARQLDERLPELWDAIDKTNVTFMDAIRGSVCSVTMSGLALITDAPGPRVEEIAAQIASGAYCQTPAVPWGGQRRSEQGAFFLIFPPVDAPLAEVLRREVASAVPDVAIAFADSVPAVINVTAITMRLVRRLTDILTKPYHHSLREVVTDPFMESFLPNGLSTLKALGMSVTRPRSKTKRLT; this is encoded by the coding sequence ATGGCTTACAACAACAATAAATGGCGGCCTCATCAAACCGTACTCGTGCTGATCGGCGGGCACGCGCAACGGCTGATTCGTTACATCAAGGCAATCTACCCTCACATCACCTATGTGCTGGTCATAGACGCGCCGAAAGAGATCGACGCCCTCTCTGGTCTTCCTCACAAACCAGCTATCAAGCTCTTCCACCTTGGTCACGGTCACACCGCGCTTACACTTAGCAAGATGCTGCCGAAACGCATGCTCGAGAAAATGCGCTCGTTGGGGGGCATGGCCGCTTCGGAAGGAATGGGGCAATCGATCCTGGTCGGTCGTCTGGCGGCGCAGGAATTGGTGAAATCTCGCGACTTTGTCGAGTTCATCAAGCAACAGCTTCTGCCGGCGATCCGCAAGACAGCCGGGGGCGCTATCGAAGAAGTCCTCTTTTTGTTCTTAGGCTCGGCGGCGGGTGGGACGTATTCCGGTGCCGAATTGCCGGTCGCCCACGCCCTGGCCACGCTCATAACCCAGTTCACATCTGCGATCGCGCACGTCAGCTTCCTGGTGACAGGGCCGCTTACCTATGAAGGGCTTGGCGACCGGATTCTCAAGAACGGAGCCGCGGCATTGGCGGAATTGACGGCCTATGTGACCGCCACCGACCGCAACGCTCGCCACATCCGTACTTTGCGCCTCTTGGAACTGTCCCTGTGTGGGATCGACGAGTCATTGCGGGACGGTTATCTCGCGCAGATCGAGCAGGCCGCCCAGAGTAGTTGGCTAAAATACAATCTCCAAAGGACTGCTCCGAACCGCGCGCAGAATGGTCGATATGGAAACATCCACATCTGGGAGGCGGCGTTCGGGTCGCCGCTCAACGATCACCAGCACATCGCTCCCGTGATAGCGGACTCCTACTTGCCCGCGCTCCGGCTCGTTCGTGATCGAGTGCCGTCCGATTCCATCTTTCAGCGCCTGGAAATCGACCATGATCGCACCACGACCGTTGGTCGCACCGTTGAGCAAATTCTCGACGACGCTGACAAGTTGCCCGCAGACTCGCTGCTGCAGGAATTGGAGTCCTGCCCATTTTTGGATGCTGCTGAGGTGTTCGTGCGACGTAGCGCGAGCGAGCGTCTCAAGATTCAGGAACTGCAAGACAGTTGGGCGGCCCCGGCGGCCACGCTTGAGGTTCTCGACCAGCGGATGCAGGCTCAACGGCGGCTGCTGGACCTGTTGCGAATCGAGTTAGAACTGCTAACGCAGCGGGAGTTGTCGCTGCAATCAGTCATCGTCGAGTCACGGCTCGACTTCCACCGCCAACACGCTCTACTTGTACCAGGAAATCTCTGGAGCCACCTGCGTGGAGTCTGGAGTAGCACGGCCCAGAAACTTGCCCGGCTCGGTCGGGCGGCCTTTGCCGTCCATAATTCTTCGGTCGAAATGACTGAGATCAAGACGGAGCTTGCCGCACTTGAACGGCTGCAAGCGACAATCGAAGCCGACTTCGATTATTGCCATGGCAAACTCGTCCGGCTGATTAAGCGGATAGAAGATTCTTGTCATGCTCTCGGTAAGCAACTTCCCAGTGTGATCGCGCGCCAACTCGACGAGCGCTTGCCGGAACTATGGGATGCGATCGATAAAACGAATGTCACGTTCATGGATGCGATTCGCGGTTCGGTGTGTTCGGTGACTATGAGCGGTTTGGCCCTGATCACAGACGCTCCGGGTCCGCGGGTAGAAGAGATTGCTGCCCAAATTGCCTCCGGTGCCTATTGCCAAACTCCGGCCGTGCCATGGGGTGGACAGCGGCGCTCGGAACAGGGAGCATTTTTCCTGATTTTTCCTCCAGTCGATGCGCCTTTGGCAGAGGTTCTCCGCCGCGAAGTGGCTTCTGCCGTCCCAGACGTGGCGATTGCATTCGCCGACTCCGTTCCAGCGGTGATCAATGTCACGGCGATCACGATGCGGCTTGTGCGTCGCCTCACTGACATTCTCACTAAACCGTATCACCACTCTCTCCGCGAAGTCGTTACAGATCCGTTTATGGAATCGTTTCTCCCCAACGGCCTCAGTACCCTCAAGGCGTTGGGGATGTCAGTGACTCGACCTCGGTCAAAAACGAAGCGTCTTACTTAA
- a CDS encoding VWA domain-containing protein, with protein sequence MSFCLRFLVFLIIDIVAVASFAWADTLHIQLGGIPASVLLLLGTIFLWVTRTRTTGHQKFRESPLREALVGAFMGAVWTGMLLLYFFVAARLPGTHAFFLDGNRASVEYSVRLLEERANHLEAAEICLAELANLHTADYTLSLATRAVRNLTLAAERFPAQAGELLNRAIRVAQQYGVSADYPRSVLAALAALIQQKKLAGEIAAAQTQLKTTDARRQEGERELAAAQEKLKTTEARRQDGERELAAAQAKLKTTDARREDAERLLASHERQSAAALHAAIATRLQSVIAVVRATLADDLTTVGQLLEDVMRVAADKQVSTVDAAKVVTEVRAAIASRQPQALPIGARARLLRFLPSAMPGLLIADMQVTDAAGNPMASLRSVDFVARQDGRICTLAARPLAGEGTLELALALDRSDSMQGEKHHSMKAACVEMLQKLPSEVSLRVTTFGTDVRTVADWGTKRDVAIVGCQRLQTGGATALFAAIAEALRSLADRPGQRHIVVFSDGANSVPGPSPASLIDEARRRQISIHFIALTSGNDDLTDVKAIATKTGGRVLVVGDARDLTVSFRQVADELTANCHRLAILDVAPSQPLEIQIGGLNSVQVVVPPQIAQRTVAQ encoded by the coding sequence ATGTCATTCTGCCTACGATTCCTGGTTTTTTTGATTATTGATATCGTCGCTGTCGCGAGCTTCGCGTGGGCAGACACGCTGCACATCCAGTTAGGAGGTATTCCGGCCAGCGTATTGCTACTACTCGGCACGATTTTCTTGTGGGTCACTCGAACGCGGACGACTGGTCACCAGAAGTTTCGGGAAAGCCCGCTTCGCGAAGCATTAGTCGGTGCATTCATGGGTGCTGTATGGACCGGGATGCTGCTGCTCTACTTCTTCGTGGCGGCGCGCCTACCAGGAACCCACGCCTTTTTCCTGGATGGCAATCGAGCGTCGGTCGAATATTCTGTCCGCCTGCTGGAGGAGCGCGCTAATCACTTGGAAGCCGCCGAGATTTGCCTCGCTGAACTCGCAAATCTACACACGGCCGATTACACCCTGTCCCTCGCTACTCGTGCCGTCCGGAATCTCACTCTTGCCGCCGAGCGCTTTCCTGCACAAGCGGGAGAATTGCTCAATCGGGCGATACGCGTAGCCCAGCAGTATGGCGTTTCGGCTGATTATCCACGCTCAGTGCTTGCTGCGCTCGCGGCTCTTATCCAGCAGAAAAAACTCGCTGGGGAGATAGCCGCTGCTCAGACACAATTGAAAACAACTGACGCTCGCCGCCAGGAAGGAGAGCGGGAGTTAGCCGCCGCTCAAGAAAAACTGAAAACAACTGAAGCTCGCCGTCAGGATGGAGAGCGGGAGTTGGCCGCCGCCCAGGCAAAACTGAAAACAACTGACGCTCGCCGTGAAGACGCAGAGCGTTTGCTCGCGTCGCATGAACGACAGTCGGCGGCAGCACTCCATGCCGCCATCGCAACGCGACTCCAGTCAGTTATCGCTGTCGTCCGCGCTACACTCGCGGACGATTTGACGACGGTCGGGCAACTCCTCGAAGACGTGATGCGAGTGGCGGCCGACAAGCAAGTTTCCACGGTGGATGCCGCCAAGGTCGTGACGGAGGTCCGCGCGGCAATTGCGAGCAGGCAGCCGCAAGCTTTACCTATAGGTGCTCGGGCACGCCTGTTACGGTTCTTGCCGTCTGCCATGCCGGGACTGTTGATTGCCGACATGCAAGTCACCGACGCTGCTGGCAACCCCATGGCCTCCTTGCGTTCCGTTGACTTCGTCGCGCGGCAGGACGGACGTATTTGTACTCTGGCGGCAAGGCCGCTGGCAGGGGAAGGAACGCTCGAACTCGCATTAGCGCTTGATCGCAGCGACTCGATGCAGGGAGAGAAGCACCATTCCATGAAGGCTGCCTGCGTAGAGATGCTGCAGAAGCTCCCCAGCGAAGTTAGCTTGAGAGTGACAACCTTTGGTACCGACGTTAGGACCGTGGCAGACTGGGGAACAAAACGCGACGTGGCCATCGTTGGCTGTCAGCGGCTCCAAACGGGTGGCGCTACGGCGTTGTTTGCCGCAATCGCCGAGGCACTTCGGTCCTTGGCAGACCGGCCAGGTCAGAGGCACATCGTCGTCTTCAGCGACGGCGCCAACTCGGTCCCGGGGCCTTCCCCCGCGTCTCTCATTGACGAAGCCCGGCGGCGACAGATCTCTATTCATTTCATTGCCCTGACCTCGGGAAATGACGACCTCACCGACGTTAAGGCAATTGCCACCAAAACCGGAGGTCGTGTCCTGGTTGTCGGCGACGCCCGCGATCTGACTGTCTCGTTTCGCCAAGTGGCGGACGAACTGACAGCGAACTGTCATCGGCTCGCAATCCTCGACGTTGCCCCATCCCAGCCACTCGAGATTCAGATTGGTGGTCTCAACTCCGTGCAAGTCGTCGTCCCACCCCAAATAGCCCAGCGGACCGTCGCACAATAG
- a CDS encoding ribbon-helix-helix protein, CopG family yields MNSQTIAFRVKQELLQQLDEECRRLNVTRSDLVRAIVEEHFAICPARLAEEISKLHVRLKLVHRNQARSLVTLLTAGGQISLEDAKTIARSDLLS; encoded by the coding sequence ATGAACTCCCAGACGATCGCCTTTCGCGTAAAGCAAGAGTTACTTCAGCAACTCGACGAAGAGTGTCGTCGCTTGAACGTGACACGGAGCGACCTTGTGCGCGCAATCGTCGAGGAGCACTTCGCGATCTGCCCCGCTCGTCTCGCGGAGGAAATCTCCAAGCTGCACGTGCGGCTCAAACTCGTCCACCGCAATCAGGCGCGCTCGCTCGTAACGCTCTTGACGGCAGGTGGCCAGATATCCCTCGAAGACGCCAAAACCATCGCCCGCTCCGATTTGCTCAGCTAG
- the mobF gene encoding MobF family relaxase codes for MLTLTVLESGIEEYFNGIVNPDYYTGGGEPPGRWYGRGAERLGLLGRVEAEAFSRILEGLAPDGKPLQVTRRSKTEKYTNNISLANSAQRVPGYDLCFSAPKSVSALWGFGTRYIRTAIEEAFEVACTQTLDWFTANIPLSRRERGGRQEQFAELVIAKFGHATSRLIDGDDWQPQFHCHHVIANVARGTDGRWSAVNSRRLHEWARTLGPMFRAVLATELIERLGVSLYRPLDEQGRCASWFEIADVPSELCERWSGRRHEIEERIAAEGNGLGNASDAAARERANLATRKTKSSIPARSELFLKWEAMAREFGVTPQMLETITNRQQPQSNREQVFADCWHEALATIETTQATFTERDIIRTVCEAGQAMAVSGVWLADQTRKKLDADREIRCLGSLSGEKQYVTDEMWGREEQLLGNFETLRSVPGAKIQSYANFQSPSKQRLSDEQQTAVTDILQSKRALRLLTGVAGAGKSTTLNALREAFEAAGYRVHGAALSGTATEELTKKAGIPSRTIASHLHRLEGGANGFDKPNLQTSHNAGNTAVPTPPSEIQYGDILIIDEAGMVDAGTMLRLTEAAQRLSLTLILVGDVRQLQPIAPGGPFAHLMQTDQAAMLATNLRQQDPADRQAAQDFRHGDAASALRNYAERGRLTVAEDRAGALSALIAEWKANGGMSRPQDHVIFTGTRAESRAANRLAQRERAKAGIIDFASSIPHDGERFCLHDRVLFHKNVFADGIRNGYRGEVIAIDRFLKRITVRFDGDSGRQVTIRLADYGNQSLTHALSMTTHKSQGQTVDNAYLLVGGSMADRELAYVQATRGRCTTRLFVDRAHAGEELEALASTLSRSRVKELAHDVAARISQRENNTYERGL; via the coding sequence ATGTTGACGCTTACGGTTCTCGAAAGCGGGATCGAAGAATACTTTAACGGTATCGTCAATCCCGACTACTACACCGGCGGTGGCGAGCCGCCGGGCCGCTGGTACGGCCGCGGTGCCGAACGGCTCGGTCTCTTGGGACGAGTCGAAGCCGAAGCATTCAGTCGAATCCTCGAAGGTCTCGCCCCTGACGGAAAGCCGCTTCAAGTAACCCGCCGATCGAAGACTGAAAAATATACGAACAACATCAGCTTAGCGAATTCCGCACAGCGTGTGCCGGGATACGACTTGTGCTTCTCGGCTCCCAAAAGTGTTTCCGCGTTGTGGGGCTTTGGTACGCGTTACATTCGCACTGCGATTGAAGAAGCCTTTGAAGTTGCTTGCACCCAGACGCTTGACTGGTTCACAGCAAACATTCCCCTTAGTCGCCGCGAACGAGGCGGACGACAGGAACAATTCGCTGAGTTAGTCATCGCGAAGTTCGGACACGCAACAAGTCGCCTCATTGACGGTGACGATTGGCAACCTCAATTTCATTGCCATCATGTGATTGCCAATGTCGCCCGTGGCACCGATGGTCGTTGGTCGGCTGTCAACAGCCGCCGCTTGCACGAATGGGCGCGCACGTTAGGACCGATGTTCCGAGCGGTGCTGGCGACGGAACTGATTGAACGCTTGGGTGTGTCCCTTTACCGGCCGCTTGACGAACAAGGACGCTGCGCTTCCTGGTTTGAGATTGCCGACGTGCCGAGCGAACTCTGCGAGCGCTGGTCGGGTCGTCGGCACGAAATCGAAGAACGGATAGCGGCCGAGGGCAACGGTCTTGGTAACGCTTCCGATGCCGCCGCCCGCGAGCGCGCCAATCTTGCCACTCGTAAAACCAAGTCGTCCATTCCCGCCAGGTCCGAACTGTTTTTGAAATGGGAAGCTATGGCGAGAGAGTTTGGCGTCACCCCCCAAATGCTGGAAACAATCACGAACCGACAGCAACCGCAGAGTAATCGGGAGCAAGTCTTTGCCGACTGCTGGCACGAAGCACTCGCAACAATTGAGACCACGCAAGCCACGTTCACGGAACGCGACATAATTCGAACGGTTTGCGAAGCAGGTCAGGCTATGGCCGTGTCGGGTGTATGGCTGGCCGATCAAACTCGCAAAAAGCTAGACGCAGACCGAGAGATTCGCTGTCTCGGCAGCTTGTCTGGCGAAAAGCAGTATGTCACCGACGAGATGTGGGGACGGGAAGAACAACTGCTGGGAAATTTCGAGACGTTGCGGTCCGTTCCCGGTGCCAAGATTCAATCATACGCGAATTTTCAGTCACCTTCGAAACAGCGCCTTTCCGACGAACAACAAACTGCGGTCACTGACATTCTCCAGAGCAAGCGTGCGCTGCGGCTGCTAACCGGCGTTGCCGGGGCCGGGAAGAGTACCACCCTCAATGCTCTCCGCGAGGCTTTTGAAGCGGCTGGCTACAGGGTGCATGGTGCAGCCCTGTCTGGGACCGCGACCGAGGAACTTACGAAAAAAGCGGGTATCCCGTCACGAACAATTGCGAGCCATCTTCATCGTCTGGAGGGTGGTGCAAACGGTTTCGACAAACCCAACCTGCAAACCTCCCACAACGCAGGCAATACAGCGGTGCCGACGCCTCCCTCAGAAATCCAATACGGTGACATTCTGATCATCGACGAAGCGGGCATGGTTGACGCCGGAACGATGCTCCGGTTGACGGAAGCGGCGCAGCGACTTTCGCTCACCCTCATTCTTGTCGGCGATGTACGGCAGTTGCAGCCCATTGCTCCGGGTGGGCCGTTCGCGCACCTGATGCAGACAGATCAAGCCGCGATGCTGGCAACCAACTTGCGTCAGCAAGACCCCGCCGACCGTCAGGCAGCGCAAGATTTCCGGCATGGTGATGCCGCGAGCGCTCTCAGGAATTACGCCGAACGAGGACGGCTCACCGTCGCTGAAGATCGCGCTGGAGCGTTGAGCGCGCTGATCGCCGAGTGGAAAGCGAATGGAGGAATGTCACGACCTCAAGACCACGTTATCTTCACCGGAACACGAGCCGAATCGCGAGCCGCCAATCGACTCGCCCAGCGCGAACGCGCGAAAGCTGGAATCATCGACTTCGCGTCCTCGATTCCTCACGATGGCGAGCGATTCTGTCTACACGACCGTGTCCTTTTTCACAAGAACGTGTTTGCGGATGGTATTCGCAATGGCTATAGGGGAGAAGTCATCGCGATTGATCGATTCCTAAAGCGGATCACCGTCCGGTTCGACGGCGATTCGGGGCGTCAAGTCACGATCCGTCTCGCGGACTATGGGAACCAAAGTCTCACACATGCTCTCAGTATGACTACCCACAAATCGCAAGGTCAAACGGTTGATAATGCGTATTTGCTCGTCGGCGGAAGTATGGCTGATCGCGAACTGGCCTACGTGCAAGCAACTCGCGGTCGCTGCACAACACGTCTCTTTGTCGATCGCGCCCACGCCGGGGAGGAGTTGGAAGCACTCGCGAGCACGCTTTCCCGTTCACGCGTCAAGGAACTTGCCCATGACGTGGCCGCGCGAATCAGCCAACGCGAAAACAACACTTATGAAAGGGGACTTTGA